The genomic interval AGCTTCGGAGGCTGGGCCCTGCCGATTCTCTTCGATCTCGGCCACAGTTGGGTGATGCTGGGGGAATCCGACGTGGATGGGTCGTTCTGCGCGGCGCAGATCGACATCGGCGCCAGAACCCGGGAGTACCGCGTCATCCTTCCGAGCAACAACTACGGCACTCGGGAGCCGAGCTGGACGCTGCCGTGGGAAATGCCCTGGAGGGTCGTGATCGTAGGGCCAAATGCCGGAGCGGTCATCGAGTCCAACCTCGTGAACGACCTTGCTGATCCTTGCGCCCTGCCCGACGCCAGTTGGATCCGACCGGGCCGCGCGTCCTGGCATTGGTGGTCGGGCGCCTCGATAGGCAATATGGCCACGCTCGAGGCATACGTCGATCTCGCGCAGTCGATGGCGTGGGAGTACTCGCTTGTCGACGCTGACTGGGACGACTATCACTCCGAGGCGGCCATGCAGGGGCTCATCGACTATGCGGCAGCTCGAGGAGTGGGCGTCTTCCTCTGGTACAACTCGGCGGGGCCTCAGAACGGCTTCACCTTCAGCCCGCGCGATCGACTGTGGGACCCCGCCGTGCGGCGGGCCGAGTTCGACAGGCTGGCGTCATGGGGCGTCGCCGGGGTCAAGGTCGACTTCTTCGACAGCGAGAAACAGATCATGATCCGGCACTACCTTGGCATACTGGAGGACGCGGCCGAGCGCGGCCTGCTCGTGTCCTTCCACGGGAGCACCCCGCCGCGAGGATGGTCCCGCACCTGGCCCAACATGGTGACGACCGAAGCAGTTCGGGGCGCCGAGTACTACAAGTTCAATCCGGACTTCCCCGCCGATGCCCCGCTCCACAACGTCAGAGTCGCCTTCACGCGCAACGTGGTCGGTCCGATGGACTACACCCCGGTGACTTTCAGCGACAACACGTACGCTCATCTCACCTCCAACGCCCATGAGCTGGCTCTTTCGGTCGTCTTCGAATCTGGGCTGGTCCATCTGGCCGACAGGATCTCTTCGTACAAGTCCCAGCCGCAGGTGGTCCAGGACTTCCTCTCGGATCTGCCGGTCGCCTGGGATGAGGTTCAGTTCATCGAGGGCGATCCCTCCACCCACGTTCTTCTCGCGCGGCGCAAGGGAGCCCTCTGGTATCTGGGCGGTCTGAACGGCGCCGAGTCGCCCCGCAGCGTGAGCGTCGATCTCACGCCCTTCGGCTACGCGGGTGGAGGCTTCCGCATCAGCGATGGACTCACGCCCCGGACCTTCTCCACCGGTCCGATCGAGGGAACGAGCCTCGCCCTCACGATCCCTCCGCGGGGCGGGTTCGTGGCTCGGTTCCCGGGCGCGCCCTCTGGGATCGCGCTCGATTGGATCGGGGATCCGCTTAGGCGGGCGGAGGATCGCTCGGGCATCTTCATCGATCGGATCTGTCCGAACCCCTTCACAGGCTCGACGCTGATCGCCTACACCCTTCAGTCTGGAGCCGCGGTCCGTTTGGCGGTCTAC from Candidatus Eisenbacteria bacterium carries:
- a CDS encoding glycoside hydrolase family 97 protein, coding for MRQRGPVHSSMALVLALILSAPAAGGGVSRLAAPERDGAWTLVAPSGAVSMTVELIDGRLQYSVARADTAVLERSNLGMARADTEFESGLELAWASTPIVVDEDYTVPHGKVSRSRVRAVTQSIEFRNPSGHRMQLAYRVSDDGAAFRYRFPEASGVLHTVTDELTTFRIAANGRAILQRRWPESIHEIVPTESPPSSFGGWALPILFDLGHSWVMLGESDVDGSFCAAQIDIGARTREYRVILPSNNYGTREPSWTLPWEMPWRVVIVGPNAGAVIESNLVNDLADPCALPDASWIRPGRASWHWWSGASIGNMATLEAYVDLAQSMAWEYSLVDADWDDYHSEAAMQGLIDYAAARGVGVFLWYNSAGPQNGFTFSPRDRLWDPAVRRAEFDRLASWGVAGVKVDFFDSEKQIMIRHYLGILEDAAERGLLVSFHGSTPPRGWSRTWPNMVTTEAVRGAEYYKFNPDFPADAPLHNVRVAFTRNVVGPMDYTPVTFSDNTYAHLTSNAHELALSVVFESGLVHLADRISSYKSQPQVVQDFLSDLPVAWDEVQFIEGDPSTHVLLARRKGALWYLGGLNGAESPRSVSVDLTPFGYAGGGFRISDGLTPRTFSTGPIEGTSLALTIPPRGGFVARFPGAPSGIALDWIGDPLRRAEDRSGIFIDRICPNPFTGSTLIAYTLQSGAAVRLAVYAPSGRRVRALVDARQTAGRHAAIWDGRDEGGMSAPSGVYYFRLAADGEVATGSARRLR